One part of the Janthinobacterium sp. 17J80-10 genome encodes these proteins:
- a CDS encoding DoxX family protein: MDKALEIAARVLMSLIFIIAGWGKLTGYAGTQGYFASLGLPAPALVTPLVILIELGGGLALLFGFKVRWVAAILALFSVGSAFIAHTNFADPGQMNNFMKNLAMAGGFLLFVKYGAGTPSIDQTLAKK; the protein is encoded by the coding sequence ATGGACAAAGCACTCGAAATCGCTGCACGGGTATTGATGTCGCTTATTTTCATCATTGCCGGCTGGGGCAAGTTGACCGGCTACGCCGGCACGCAGGGCTATTTCGCATCGCTCGGCTTGCCGGCGCCGGCACTGGTGACACCGCTTGTCATCCTGATCGAGCTCGGTGGCGGTCTCGCCTTGCTGTTTGGCTTCAAGGTGCGCTGGGTGGCCGCTATCCTCGCGCTGTTCAGTGTTGGCTCAGCATTCATTGCGCATACCAATTTTGCCGATCCAGGCCAGATGAACAATTTCATGAAAAACCTAGCCATGGCCGGGGGCTTCCTCTTGTTCGTCAAATACGGTGCCGGCACACCGAGCATTGATCAGACGCTCGCCAAAAAATAA
- a CDS encoding cation:proton antiporter, whose amino-acid sequence MLQSFSIPPELVWPFAIAIGWVAGEFGHRWTGLPRISLYGLVGFLLASTQTGFLPKAADSNMLVLADVAFGLILFELGYRINLHWLKVNPWIAVSSVAEALGTFIVVYFISAWYGTSTMTALLLASLAMSTSPAGVLRVINEKSSSGQVTERTLHLSALNSVMAVFAFKVIIGYWLFQSSGSILKASWNSLVMLMLSALLGAVFGVLVPALRRRLGNVGTDATVGFAIGVILLVALSHVLNFSPILSALTFGLVARHRRETLSQTQRNFGVLGDLLVIPLFIFVATTLEWQQAVAGIGLGLLIIIARILTKIVGVTLFARVSGISWRKGLLTGLALSPASVFVILILEQTRYLEIDLASHLAPLAAMVLVMEVLGPILTQRALVWARETSNEEN is encoded by the coding sequence ATGCTCCAATCTTTTTCGATTCCGCCGGAACTGGTCTGGCCGTTTGCCATCGCCATCGGTTGGGTGGCCGGCGAATTCGGCCACCGCTGGACTGGTTTGCCTCGCATCAGCCTTTACGGCCTGGTTGGTTTCCTGCTGGCCAGCACACAAACCGGCTTCCTGCCGAAAGCTGCTGACAGTAACATGCTGGTACTGGCTGACGTGGCGTTCGGCTTGATCCTGTTCGAGCTAGGCTACCGCATCAATCTGCACTGGTTGAAGGTCAACCCCTGGATTGCGGTTTCCAGCGTGGCTGAAGCGCTCGGCACTTTCATCGTCGTCTATTTCATTTCAGCCTGGTACGGCACTTCGACCATGACAGCGCTGTTGCTGGCATCGCTGGCAATGTCGACTTCGCCAGCGGGCGTCCTGCGGGTCATCAACGAAAAGTCGAGTTCCGGCCAGGTGACTGAAAGGACCCTGCACCTGTCGGCGCTTAACTCGGTGATGGCCGTGTTCGCCTTCAAAGTCATCATCGGCTATTGGCTATTCCAAAGCTCGGGCAGCATTCTCAAGGCGAGCTGGAACAGCCTGGTCATGTTGATGCTGTCTGCCTTGCTGGGGGCAGTGTTCGGCGTGCTGGTACCGGCCCTGCGCAGGCGCCTCGGCAATGTCGGCACCGATGCGACCGTCGGCTTTGCCATCGGCGTCATCTTGCTGGTGGCACTGTCGCATGTCCTGAATTTCTCGCCGATCCTGTCCGCCCTGACCTTCGGCCTGGTGGCGCGTCACCGGCGCGAAACCCTGAGCCAGACCCAGCGCAATTTCGGTGTGCTGGGCGACTTGCTGGTGATTCCGCTCTTCATTTTCGTCGCCACGACGCTGGAATGGCAGCAGGCGGTAGCGGGCATCGGCCTGGGACTACTGATCATCATCGCGCGCATCCTGACCAAGATTGTCGGCGTGACGCTGTTTGCCCGCGTGAGCGGCATCTCATGGCGCAAGGGCTTGCTGACGGGGCTGGCGCTCAGTCCCGCATCCGTATTCGTGATCCTGATCCTGGAGCAGACACGCTACCTGGAAATCGATCTGGCAAGCCATCTCGCCCCGCTGGCGGCGATGGTGCTGGTCATGGAAGTGCTCGGCCCGATCCTGACCCAGCGTGCGCTGGTCTGGGCGCGAGAAACCTCGAACGAGGAGAATTGA
- a CDS encoding YbdK family carboxylate-amine ligase, with protein sequence MPLETFNTSTPLTMGVELELQLVSLSDFDLVAASPDMLDLLSRKPFPGNVTPEITESMIEVNSGVHTDYAGLVDELQRIRDTLVHAADKLNVGICGGGTHPFQKWSERRIFSKSRFKEVSALYGYLAKQFTVFGQHVHIGCASGDDALFLLHALNRYVPHFIALSASSPYFQGQDTLFSSARLNSVSAFPLSGRAPFLQSWEEFEHGYFARMEHTGVVKSMKDFYWDIRPKPEFGTIELRVCDTPLSVERAASLACYLQALCRHLLQRAEPAPAEDDYLVYNYNRFQACRFGLDGNVVHPKTHETLSLREDILTTLRQMEPHASELGCTAALEHLYQASHQGSDASYLRNEYLVTGSAEGMVDSAIRRFRQGCG encoded by the coding sequence ATGCCATTAGAAACTTTTAATACCTCGACGCCGCTGACCATGGGCGTCGAACTGGAATTGCAGCTCGTTAGCCTGTCCGACTTCGACCTGGTGGCCGCCAGTCCCGACATGCTGGACCTCTTGTCGCGCAAGCCCTTTCCGGGCAATGTGACGCCGGAAATCACGGAGAGCATGATCGAGGTAAACAGCGGCGTGCATACGGATTACGCCGGCCTGGTGGATGAACTGCAGCGTATCCGCGACACCCTGGTGCATGCCGCCGACAAGCTCAACGTCGGCATCTGCGGTGGCGGCACACACCCGTTCCAGAAATGGTCGGAGCGCCGGATATTTTCCAAGTCGCGCTTCAAGGAAGTCTCGGCGCTGTACGGTTACCTGGCCAAGCAATTCACCGTGTTCGGACAGCATGTGCATATCGGTTGCGCCTCCGGCGACGACGCGCTGTTCCTGCTGCACGCGCTGAACCGGTATGTGCCCCACTTCATTGCCCTGTCGGCGTCCTCGCCCTATTTCCAGGGACAAGACACCCTGTTCAGCTCGGCACGCCTGAATTCCGTCTCGGCCTTTCCCCTGAGCGGACGTGCGCCCTTCCTGCAAAGCTGGGAGGAATTCGAGCACGGCTATTTCGCGCGCATGGAACACACCGGCGTGGTCAAGAGCATGAAGGATTTTTACTGGGATATCCGCCCCAAACCGGAATTCGGCACCATTGAGTTGCGCGTTTGCGACACACCCTTGAGCGTCGAACGGGCGGCGTCGCTGGCATGTTACCTGCAGGCGCTGTGCCGCCACTTGCTGCAGCGCGCAGAGCCTGCCCCGGCCGAGGACGATTACCTGGTCTACAACTATAACCGCTTCCAGGCTTGCCGCTTCGGGCTGGATGGCAACGTCGTGCATCCGAAAACCCATGAAACGCTGTCGCTGCGCGAAGATATCCTGACCACGCTGCGCCAGATGGAACCCCACGCCAGCGAACTGGGCTGCACGGCCGCGCTGGAACACCTGTACCAGGCCAGCCATCAGGGCAGCGATGCAAGCTACCTGCGCAACGAATATCTCGTCACCGGCAGCGCTGAAGGCATGGTCGATTCCGCTATCCGGCGCTTTCGCCAGGGATGTGGGTAG
- a CDS encoding sensor domain-containing diguanylate cyclase: MSLLSPERTYQIVSSIVNCERLDDLLDLLGAEINALGVADGYLVNMRDATGNYLTCLKIRYPAEFQNLERSYLGYKIPLDNGQLNARTMATREIVRVNPGNASDEENTILNYWKIQEMVALPLCLPEAAGVNPIGVLVLLNQGTAIPEDAIAKVQAIINLFHASLSRWLRLSHLELLHDEATAAVAENKRLLQFLDDMNSLTSVDKIYELFAAELFRQMPFDLASFCLVENDRLQIGKAIAAKPKFEPVCEKWEHHLRQTPYPLDPTASGLVYVLLRDEAMVFPDFQEIRHLPLAGYDKKSLSILGTARTLFITPIRHHKKPIGVFALYSLENKVELSDADLHLLGHLSSFLGTAITNSKLYATSQAQVLEIRHLNEMLEEKVDALATQASTDQLTGLLNFRAFEQELDKLLDLAAFSGAQEPLALALIDIDHFKRFNDTNGHAAGNDILAALACEIGKHTRQSDKACRYGGEEFVLILPKCGQVGAVQLAERIRSSIEARTFDTCAGQRSITISVGYTVYRPGDDRHSLFNRADQALYQAKESGRNRVCSL; this comes from the coding sequence ATGTCCCTGCTGTCTCCCGAGCGGACATACCAGATCGTCAGCAGTATCGTCAATTGCGAGCGTCTTGACGATCTCCTGGATTTGCTAGGTGCAGAAATCAACGCGCTCGGGGTCGCCGATGGCTATCTCGTCAATATGCGGGACGCGACCGGCAATTACCTCACTTGCCTGAAAATCCGCTATCCCGCCGAGTTCCAGAACCTGGAACGCTCCTATCTCGGCTACAAGATCCCGCTGGACAATGGCCAGCTCAATGCACGCACCATGGCCACGCGGGAAATCGTGCGCGTCAACCCTGGCAATGCCAGCGACGAGGAAAACACCATCCTGAATTACTGGAAAATCCAGGAAATGGTTGCCTTGCCGCTGTGCCTGCCTGAGGCGGCAGGCGTCAATCCCATCGGGGTGCTGGTCTTGCTCAACCAGGGCACCGCCATCCCTGAAGACGCAATAGCCAAAGTGCAGGCGATCATTAACCTGTTTCATGCCAGCCTGTCACGCTGGTTGCGCCTGTCGCACCTTGAACTATTGCACGACGAAGCAACCGCGGCAGTGGCGGAAAACAAGCGCTTGCTGCAATTCCTCGATGACATGAACAGCCTGACCTCGGTCGACAAGATTTACGAACTGTTTGCCGCCGAACTGTTCCGACAGATGCCCTTCGACCTGGCGAGCTTTTGCCTGGTCGAAAACGATCGCCTGCAGATCGGCAAAGCCATCGCCGCCAAACCGAAGTTCGAGCCTGTCTGCGAGAAATGGGAACATCATCTGCGGCAAACGCCTTACCCGCTGGATCCGACCGCCAGTGGCCTGGTCTATGTATTGCTGCGCGATGAAGCCATGGTATTTCCGGATTTCCAGGAAATCCGCCACCTGCCGCTGGCGGGATATGACAAGAAGAGCCTGTCCATTCTGGGCACGGCGCGTACCCTTTTCATTACGCCGATCCGCCATCACAAGAAGCCGATTGGCGTATTCGCGCTCTACAGCCTGGAAAACAAGGTCGAACTGTCCGATGCCGACCTGCACCTGCTGGGCCATCTTTCCTCCTTCCTCGGCACGGCGATCACCAACAGCAAGCTGTATGCGACCAGCCAGGCCCAGGTGCTGGAAATCCGCCATCTGAATGAAATGCTGGAAGAAAAAGTCGATGCGCTGGCAACGCAGGCGTCGACCGACCAGTTGACTGGCCTGTTGAATTTCCGCGCCTTTGAACAGGAACTGGACAAGCTGCTGGATCTGGCTGCATTCAGCGGCGCGCAAGAGCCGCTGGCCCTGGCGCTGATCGATATCGACCATTTCAAGCGTTTCAACGATACCAACGGCCATGCGGCGGGTAACGACATACTGGCAGCCTTGGCATGTGAAATCGGCAAGCATACGCGCCAGTCCGACAAGGCATGCCGCTATGGCGGCGAAGAATTTGTCCTGATCTTGCCGAAGTGCGGGCAGGTAGGCGCCGTCCAGCTGGCCGAGCGCATCCGCAGCAGCATCGAAGCCCGGACATTTGACACCTGCGCCGGTCAGCGCTCGATTACGATCAGCGTCGGCTACACGGTATATCGCCCCGGAGACGATCGTCATTCCCTCTTCAATCGTGCCGACCAGGCGCTGTACCAAGCCAAGGAAAGCGGCCGCAACCGCGTCTGCAGCCTCTAG
- a CDS encoding adenylate/guanylate cyclase domain-containing protein, producing MSKTHEQLRMLLSERNQYPERAASIDRQIHQRFSCRLAPLVLDMCGFSQMTAEHGVIHFLAMVRQMEEAACPAVLGNGGQVVKQEADNLFAAFAEPAAALEAALDILRSAEAMNAVLPAERAVQVSIGIGYGDTLLIEGEDMFGHEMNVACKLGEDVAGRKEILLSAAAFAALPQGRYACEAASTFIGDAPVTYYRFMACL from the coding sequence ATGTCAAAAACTCACGAACAGTTGCGCATGCTGTTGTCGGAACGCAATCAATACCCGGAGCGCGCCGCCAGCATCGACCGGCAGATTCACCAGCGTTTTAGCTGCAGGCTGGCGCCGCTCGTCCTGGACATGTGCGGCTTTTCGCAGATGACCGCAGAACATGGCGTGATCCACTTCCTGGCGATGGTGCGGCAGATGGAGGAAGCGGCCTGTCCTGCGGTGCTTGGCAATGGCGGCCAGGTGGTCAAGCAGGAAGCCGACAACCTTTTTGCAGCATTCGCAGAGCCCGCCGCAGCCCTGGAAGCGGCGCTGGATATCCTGCGCAGTGCCGAGGCGATGAATGCGGTATTGCCCGCGGAACGCGCCGTCCAGGTCAGCATTGGCATCGGCTATGGCGATACCTTGCTGATCGAGGGCGAGGATATGTTTGGCCACGAAATGAACGTCGCCTGCAAGCTTGGCGAGGATGTGGCCGGAAGGAAGGAAATTTTGCTGAGCGCGGCAGCTTTTGCCGCCTTGCCGCAAGGGCGCTATGCCTGCGAGGCTGCCTCGACGTTCATTGGTGACGCACCGGTGACGTATTATCGTTTCATGGCTTGCCTGTAG
- a CDS encoding CocE/NonD family hydrolase, with the protein MLRLPKVSRLFTPRRLAVTLAFAALPAIGLIANGCIAQSAATLDQDLNEKIVMIPAQSRSMPWSSKQVKSSGGDVAGSGGKVAEAARPRGWNGELETTIFMPPGEGPFPLLVLNHGKALGDPRAQERARFLAISREFVKRGYVVVIPMRSGFSKSSGDYVEQHCDMTANGQIQANDLHDVLAYAVRQPWVDPDRILVGGQSYGGLTAMAFATHGFPGVKGVLNFAGGLRTQGCPWQASLVRAFGSFGSQSRVPSLWFYGENDSYFNHELADRMHQAYTDAGGKATLVKFGAFKHDAHGMSGSRDGVRIWWPETEKFLRRIGMPTEEIFKIAEPAALPHSGFAALDDAGAVPYLREQGREQYRTFLSKSQPRAFALSPSGAWSWVEDGDDPAARALSNCQKNSAQPCKLYAIDDKVVWTDKT; encoded by the coding sequence ATGCTTCGATTGCCTAAGGTTTCCCGTCTTTTTACGCCGCGTCGCCTCGCCGTCACGCTTGCGTTCGCTGCCCTTCCTGCGATCGGCCTGATTGCCAACGGCTGCATTGCGCAAAGCGCCGCCACCCTCGACCAGGACCTGAACGAAAAAATCGTCATGATCCCGGCACAGTCGCGCTCAATGCCATGGAGTAGCAAGCAGGTCAAGTCGAGCGGCGGCGATGTCGCCGGATCAGGCGGCAAAGTCGCAGAAGCTGCACGCCCGCGCGGCTGGAACGGCGAACTGGAAACCACGATTTTCATGCCGCCCGGCGAAGGCCCGTTCCCGCTCCTGGTACTCAATCACGGCAAGGCCCTGGGCGATCCGCGCGCCCAGGAACGCGCACGCTTCCTGGCCATCAGCCGCGAGTTCGTCAAGCGCGGCTATGTCGTGGTGATCCCGATGCGCAGCGGCTTTTCCAAGTCGAGCGGCGACTACGTCGAGCAGCATTGCGACATGACCGCCAATGGCCAGATCCAGGCCAATGACTTGCACGATGTCCTGGCATATGCCGTGCGCCAGCCCTGGGTCGACCCGGATCGCATCCTGGTCGGCGGCCAGTCCTATGGTGGCCTGACTGCCATGGCCTTTGCCACACATGGCTTTCCCGGCGTCAAAGGTGTGCTGAACTTTGCCGGCGGCCTGCGCACCCAGGGCTGCCCCTGGCAAGCCTCACTGGTGCGCGCCTTCGGCAGCTTTGGCAGCCAGTCGCGCGTGCCCAGCCTCTGGTTCTATGGTGAAAACGACAGCTATTTCAACCACGAACTGGCCGACCGCATGCACCAGGCATACACCGATGCAGGCGGCAAGGCGACCCTTGTCAAGTTCGGCGCGTTCAAGCATGATGCCCATGGCATGAGCGGCAGCCGCGACGGCGTGCGCATCTGGTGGCCGGAAACGGAAAAATTCCTGCGCCGGATCGGTATGCCCACGGAAGAAATCTTCAAGATCGCCGAACCGGCAGCATTGCCCCACAGCGGTTTTGCCGCCCTCGACGATGCCGGCGCCGTACCCTACCTGCGCGAGCAAGGGCGCGAGCAATACCGCACTTTCCTGAGCAAATCCCAGCCGCGCGCCTTTGCACTTTCCCCTTCGGGGGCCTGGAGCTGGGTGGAAGATGGCGACGATCCGGCGGCGCGTGCCTTGTCCAATTGCCAGAAAAACAGCGCCCAGCCCTGCAAGCTGTATGCGATTGACGACAAAGTCGTCTGGACCGACAAGACCTGA
- the pcaC gene encoding 4-carboxymuconolactone decarboxylase, whose translation MDEQYEDGLQVRKQVMGDAFVEKAFANVDEFTKPLQDYITRNAWGTVWCRDGLDFKTRSLITLSMLTALGRSHELKGHVRGALNNGATVEEIREVLLHATVYCGVPLAVDAFRAAHEVLKDAGKV comes from the coding sequence ATGGATGAGCAATACGAAGATGGTTTGCAGGTGCGCAAGCAGGTAATGGGCGATGCCTTTGTCGAGAAGGCCTTTGCCAATGTCGACGAATTCACCAAGCCTTTGCAGGATTACATCACGCGCAATGCCTGGGGCACGGTGTGGTGCCGGGACGGGCTCGATTTCAAGACCCGCAGCCTGATCACGCTATCGATGCTGACGGCGCTGGGGCGTTCGCATGAATTGAAGGGCCACGTGCGCGGTGCGCTGAACAATGGCGCGACCGTGGAAGAAATCCGTGAAGTGCTGCTGCACGCCACCGTCTATTGCGGCGTGCCGCTGGCGGTCGACGCTTTTCGCGCCGCGCATGAAGTGTTGAAGGATGCCGGCAAGGTCTGA
- a CDS encoding YgiQ family radical SAM protein encodes MSKKEMDALGWEYCDIILVTGDAYIDHPSFGMALIGRLLEAQGFRVGIISQPDWHSAEPFRALGKPRLYFGITAGNMDSMVNRYTADRKIRSEDAYTANGEANKRPDRALTVYAQRAREAYPDTAIVLGSIEASLRRIAHYDYWSDKVRRSVLPDTKADILIFGNAERALLDLTHRLAAGESIKSIRDLRGTAFMVPSGWKPADDWTEVNSTRVDTPGKVEAHTDPYAMTPAGEENCATGKNPDAAPAVKPIRIMTREERQAALKEQREKSVVRLPSYEQIKEDPVMYAHASRVFHIESNPGNARALVQAHGERDVWLNPPPLPLAMEDMDYVFDMAYARAPHPSYGKAKIPAWDMIRFSVNIMRGCFGGCTFCSITEHEGRIIQSRSEPSILREIENIRDKTKGFTGIISDLGGPTANMYRLNCKDKNIEESCKRLSCVYPSICVNLNTDHSKLIQLYRKARAIPGIKKILVSSGLRYDLAVRSPEYVKELVTHHVGGLLKIAPEHSEEGPLSKMMKPGMGAYDRFKELFEKYSKEAGKEQYLIPYFIAAHPGTRDEDMLNLALWLKKNNFRLDQVQTFMPTPMALATTMYHTRKNPLHKVTENSEVVETPRLGKVRKLHKAFLRYHDPENWPILREALQKMGRSDLIGSGDRCLVPRNTAPTPGLAAVERRKETPGPAKVAQKFGMPKPRDGAAIARKPGQRQASRATGMGSKAGRK; translated from the coding sequence ATGTCGAAGAAGGAAATGGATGCGCTCGGCTGGGAATATTGCGACATCATCCTGGTGACGGGCGACGCCTACATCGACCATCCCAGCTTTGGCATGGCGCTGATCGGCCGTTTGCTGGAGGCACAGGGCTTTCGCGTGGGCATCATCAGCCAGCCGGACTGGCATTCCGCCGAGCCCTTCCGTGCGCTGGGCAAGCCGCGCCTGTATTTCGGCATTACCGCCGGCAACATGGACTCGATGGTCAACCGCTATACGGCTGACCGCAAGATCCGCTCCGAAGATGCCTACACCGCCAATGGCGAAGCCAACAAGCGCCCGGACCGCGCGCTGACAGTGTATGCGCAGCGTGCGCGCGAAGCTTACCCGGATACTGCCATCGTGCTTGGCAGTATCGAGGCCAGCCTGCGCCGCATTGCCCATTATGATTACTGGTCCGACAAGGTGCGCCGTTCCGTGCTGCCGGATACCAAGGCCGACATCCTCATCTTTGGCAATGCCGAGCGCGCCCTGCTCGACCTCACCCACCGGCTGGCGGCAGGCGAGTCGATCAAGAGCATCCGCGACTTGCGCGGCACGGCCTTCATGGTGCCGTCCGGCTGGAAACCGGCGGACGATTGGACTGAAGTCAATTCGACCCGCGTCGATACGCCCGGCAAGGTGGAAGCCCACACCGACCCGTACGCCATGACGCCGGCCGGGGAAGAGAACTGCGCCACCGGCAAGAATCCCGACGCCGCGCCGGCAGTCAAGCCGATCAGGATCATGACGCGCGAAGAGCGCCAGGCGGCCCTGAAGGAACAGCGCGAAAAGAGCGTGGTGCGCCTGCCCTCTTACGAGCAGATCAAGGAAGATCCGGTGATGTATGCGCATGCCTCGCGCGTATTCCACATCGAATCCAACCCCGGCAACGCCCGCGCGCTGGTGCAGGCGCATGGCGAACGCGACGTCTGGCTCAATCCGCCGCCGCTGCCGCTGGCGATGGAAGACATGGATTACGTGTTCGACATGGCGTATGCGCGCGCGCCGCACCCGTCCTACGGCAAGGCGAAAATCCCGGCCTGGGACATGATCCGCTTTTCGGTCAACATCATGCGCGGCTGCTTTGGCGGCTGCACCTTTTGCTCCATCACCGAGCACGAGGGGCGCATCATCCAGAGCCGCTCGGAGCCATCGATTTTGCGCGAGATCGAAAACATCCGCGACAAGACCAAGGGCTTCACCGGCATCATTTCCGACCTGGGCGGACCGACCGCCAACATGTATCGCCTGAACTGCAAGGACAAGAACATCGAGGAAAGCTGCAAACGCCTGTCATGCGTGTACCCCAGCATTTGCGTCAACCTCAACACCGACCACAGCAAGCTGATCCAGCTGTATCGCAAGGCACGCGCCATCCCGGGCATCAAGAAAATCCTGGTCAGCTCCGGCCTGCGCTACGACCTGGCGGTACGCTCGCCTGAATACGTCAAGGAACTGGTGACGCACCACGTCGGCGGCTTGCTGAAGATCGCGCCGGAACATTCCGAAGAAGGCCCGCTGTCGAAGATGATGAAGCCCGGCATGGGCGCTTACGACCGCTTCAAGGAATTGTTTGAAAAGTACTCGAAGGAAGCAGGCAAGGAACAATACCTGATTCCCTACTTTATCGCCGCCCACCCGGGCACCCGCGATGAAGACATGCTGAACCTGGCGCTCTGGCTGAAGAAAAACAATTTCCGCCTCGACCAGGTGCAAACTTTCATGCCCACGCCCATGGCGCTGGCAACCACCATGTACCACACGCGCAAGAATCCCTTGCACAAGGTCACGGAAAATTCCGAGGTCGTGGAAACGCCGCGCCTGGGCAAGGTACGCAAGCTGCACAAGGCATTCCTGCGCTATCACGATCCGGAAAACTGGCCGATCCTGCGCGAAGCGCTGCAAAAGATGGGCCGTTCCGATTTGATCGGCAGTGGCGATCGCTGCCTAGTGCCGCGCAATACCGCGCCGACACCCGGATTGGCGGCGGTCGAGCGGCGCAAGGAAACACCAGGGCCAGCCAAGGTTGCCCAGAAATTTGGCATGCCCAAGCCGCGCGACGGTGCGGCAATTGCGCGCAAGCCTGGACAACGCCAGGCATCCAGAGCCACGGGCATGGGATCGAAGGCCGGGCGCAAGTAA
- a CDS encoding TonB-dependent receptor, which produces MQIARWARPHCTALVGVLLNCLTPVSQAATAPSDLGTLSLEELANIQVISVSKKAEPLADAAASVFVITADDIRRSGVSRLPDALRLAPNLHVAQASANGYAISARGLNGSNTSAPNKMLVLIDGRSVYTPLFSGVFWDVQDVMLEDVERIEVISGPAGTLWGVNAVNGVINIITRPAKDTQGTLAAAGKGNREENASLRHGGKIGADGNYRIYLNYADRKNTSLENGNPVNDASHKTQAGFRTDWASARNQLTVEGNVYQGAQEQPAPGSIVIPGPNLALGDIRVSGFNLLSHWTHRLDGGASVNVQAYYDRTKRAIPPFFAETLDIADVQFQHALKPLGAHAIVWGANYRYSMDRVTNSDFFAFLPANLNQRWASLFAQDEITLRDDLKLTLGARMERNDYTGTEFLPSARLAWKTTPTSLAWAAASRTVRAPSRLDRDAYVPGRPPFLLDGGSNVVSEVAKVFEIGYRGQPTSRLSYSLTLFHNRYDDLRTQELAPSQTFVFFGNQMEGKASGMEIWGTWQASRQWRLSGGLTMLRERLRLKPGSIDVAAVNATGLDPGYRAMLRASVDLSSTSELDMIVRHVDALSSPTVPEYTTVDLRYGWKVRPDLEFSVTAQNLLGGGHAEYGDATTRSEFDRSLFVKLVSRF; this is translated from the coding sequence TTGCAAATTGCTCGATGGGCCCGGCCGCATTGCACGGCATTGGTCGGCGTACTGCTGAATTGCCTCACCCCAGTTTCGCAGGCCGCCACGGCGCCATCGGATCTAGGGACCCTGTCGCTGGAAGAACTTGCCAACATCCAGGTTATCTCTGTCTCAAAAAAGGCGGAACCGCTTGCCGATGCGGCCGCCTCGGTATTTGTCATTACGGCAGATGATATCCGGCGCTCCGGCGTGAGCCGCCTGCCCGATGCCTTGCGTCTGGCACCGAACCTGCACGTCGCACAAGCCAGCGCCAATGGGTATGCCATCAGTGCGCGGGGACTCAATGGCAGCAACACCAGCGCGCCCAATAAAATGCTGGTCCTGATCGATGGGCGCTCGGTATATACGCCGCTGTTCTCCGGCGTCTTCTGGGATGTGCAGGATGTCATGCTGGAAGACGTCGAGCGCATCGAAGTGATCAGCGGGCCCGCCGGGACGCTGTGGGGCGTCAATGCCGTCAACGGCGTCATCAATATCATCACCCGGCCGGCAAAAGATACCCAAGGCACCCTCGCAGCAGCGGGGAAAGGCAATCGCGAGGAAAATGCGTCGTTGCGCCACGGCGGAAAGATCGGCGCCGACGGCAATTACCGGATCTACCTGAATTACGCCGATCGCAAGAATACCTCGCTGGAAAATGGCAACCCGGTCAACGATGCCTCGCACAAGACGCAGGCAGGCTTCCGTACCGATTGGGCCAGCGCACGGAACCAGCTGACCGTCGAAGGCAATGTCTACCAGGGCGCGCAGGAGCAGCCGGCGCCTGGCTCGATCGTCATCCCGGGGCCGAACCTGGCTCTTGGCGACATCCGCGTTTCGGGCTTCAATCTGCTGTCGCACTGGACGCATCGCCTTGACGGTGGCGCCAGCGTCAATGTGCAGGCCTATTATGACCGCACCAAGCGCGCCATCCCACCCTTCTTCGCAGAAACCCTCGACATTGCCGATGTCCAGTTCCAGCATGCCCTGAAGCCGCTGGGAGCGCATGCAATCGTATGGGGCGCCAACTACCGTTACAGCATGGACCGGGTCACCAACAGTGATTTTTTCGCATTTCTGCCCGCCAATCTCAACCAGCGCTGGGCCAGCCTGTTCGCCCAGGATGAAATTACGCTGCGCGATGATCTGAAGCTGACCCTTGGTGCGCGCATGGAACGCAACGACTACACCGGCACCGAATTTTTGCCATCGGCGCGGCTGGCGTGGAAAACCACCCCGACGTCCCTGGCATGGGCCGCCGCATCGCGCACCGTGCGCGCACCGTCACGCCTGGACCGCGACGCCTACGTGCCGGGCCGACCCCCTTTCCTGCTCGACGGCGGCTCCAACGTTGTTTCTGAAGTCGCGAAAGTGTTCGAGATCGGCTACCGCGGCCAGCCGACGTCCCGCCTGTCCTACTCGCTGACGCTCTTCCATAACCGCTACGATGACTTGCGCACGCAGGAACTCGCGCCAAGCCAGACCTTCGTGTTCTTTGGCAATCAGATGGAAGGCAAGGCCAGCGGCATGGAAATATGGGGCACATGGCAAGCCTCGCGTCAGTGGCGCCTGTCGGGCGGTCTGACGATGCTGCGCGAACGGCTGCGTCTCAAGCCTGGCAGTATCGATGTCGCGGCCGTCAATGCCACGGGTCTTGATCCGGGCTACCGGGCGATGCTGCGCGCTTCTGTCGATCTCTCCAGCACCAGCGAACTGGACATGATCGTGCGCCACGTCGACGCGCTGTCCAGCCCGACCGTACCGGAATACACAACGGTGGACTTGCGCTATGGCTGGAAAGTGCGCCCGGACCTGGAGTTCTCGGTCACTGCACAAAACCTGCTGGGGGGCGGGCATGCCGAATATGGCGATGCAACAACGCGCAGCGAATTCGACCGCAGCCTGTTTGTCAAACTTGTCAGTCGTTTCTAG